A window from Elusimicrobiaceae bacterium encodes these proteins:
- the bamA gene encoding outer membrane protein assembly factor BamA: protein MNYFYKWVPVLCLLIPVGLFAQDITDEIDTDGPWMICDIAVDGLKNISKRTVTKAAHAKKGQWYERYHVNEDVRDISALGNFDSVQVDITRSKGTRKDEESTPQSCHRITYIVEEKPIFDRILYEGRKKLGKNAITTAMNLKLKDPFNEAKLVADLDRIKAKYAEKGYINAQINYELITDEELKTVTVKFLIDEGPRVRVAELNLNGINDESPLPAKKIIKKASNRPGKVFKPQKLQQDWVKMMLFGRNKGYAEFNLTQPQVAVNEDKTSVTLSYDVTEGEKVDFGDISFEGNNVFTSEELKKKAYIRSGHLYNQKDFDDTISAIQQQYANQGYLQARVTPQTHIQDGRLNISYDITEGHLFFIDHVDVTGYENTKKYVFTREITIKPGDLYDSRKIERSQTRIMNLGFINDVQIDIQPTPDPQKVDLDFNVVEGRPGMFTAGMAMSSQDGLYGELSINHMNLFGRAQRLSLRTMFGKEILDYTVTWSTPWIYDKPTSLGIDLFNTRRYRAFSTENQAYTEKRIGGRIRVGPRFNDDIYQLTFSYTFENIDIYDIDARFREPIAQPGQENYIAKGDTNMSSFGVDFAIDTRDNIWDPTTGWRNSLGVSLAGGPVGGDLDLWYLNARSVFNYTLLNIGGNYPIVFVFSNKIGSVRSYGRTGEVPPYEKFFLGGADTIRGYERAGEVGPLYGGTTYYVMNAELRFPLAREGRRTLAQFALFYDMGNSWNKASDLDFSLGPDENQFKAGVGAGLRFTTPSLPIRIDWGYGLNHKNNEDRSHFYFNISNMM, encoded by the coding sequence ATGAATTATTTTTATAAGTGGGTGCCGGTATTATGTTTGCTCATACCTGTGGGCCTTTTTGCGCAAGACATTACCGACGAAATTGATACCGACGGCCCGTGGATGATTTGTGATATCGCCGTCGACGGACTAAAAAACATCAGCAAACGCACCGTCACCAAAGCCGCCCACGCCAAAAAAGGCCAATGGTATGAGCGTTACCACGTCAATGAAGACGTGCGCGACATTTCCGCTTTAGGCAATTTCGACAGCGTACAAGTGGATATTACTCGTAGCAAAGGCACCCGCAAAGACGAAGAAAGCACTCCTCAATCCTGTCACCGTATTACCTATATCGTAGAAGAAAAACCTATCTTTGACCGCATTTTATATGAAGGCCGAAAAAAATTAGGCAAAAACGCCATTACCACGGCCATGAATTTAAAGCTCAAAGACCCTTTTAATGAAGCCAAACTCGTCGCGGATTTGGACCGCATCAAGGCCAAATACGCCGAGAAAGGATACATCAACGCACAAATTAACTACGAGTTAATTACGGACGAAGAATTAAAAACAGTTACTGTAAAATTTTTGATTGATGAAGGCCCCCGCGTCCGTGTAGCCGAACTGAACTTAAATGGAATCAATGACGAAAGTCCGCTTCCTGCCAAAAAAATTATAAAGAAAGCCTCTAACCGACCCGGCAAAGTCTTTAAGCCGCAAAAATTGCAACAAGACTGGGTGAAAATGATGCTCTTCGGGCGCAACAAAGGCTACGCGGAATTTAATCTTACTCAACCCCAAGTAGCTGTAAATGAAGATAAAACATCCGTCACTTTATCCTATGATGTCACAGAAGGCGAAAAAGTAGATTTTGGCGATATTTCCTTTGAAGGAAACAATGTTTTTACTTCCGAAGAACTTAAAAAGAAAGCGTATATTCGCTCGGGGCATTTATATAATCAAAAAGATTTTGATGATACCATTTCCGCCATTCAACAACAATATGCCAATCAGGGTTATCTGCAAGCGCGTGTCACGCCGCAGACTCATATTCAAGACGGACGGCTCAATATCAGCTATGACATTACCGAAGGACACTTATTTTTCATTGACCACGTGGATGTAACCGGTTACGAAAATACGAAAAAATATGTCTTTACGCGTGAAATCACTATTAAACCCGGTGATTTGTATGACTCCCGAAAAATAGAGCGCAGCCAAACCCGTATCATGAATTTAGGATTTATTAATGATGTACAAATCGATATTCAACCTACACCAGACCCACAAAAAGTGGATTTAGATTTTAATGTGGTGGAAGGTCGCCCCGGTATGTTTACGGCCGGTATGGCTATGAGTTCTCAAGACGGTTTGTACGGGGAATTATCCATCAATCACATGAACCTCTTTGGCCGTGCCCAACGCCTCAGCTTACGCACGATGTTTGGTAAAGAAATTTTGGATTACACGGTTACTTGGTCCACCCCGTGGATTTATGATAAACCAACGTCTTTGGGAATCGATTTATTTAACACCCGCCGTTACCGTGCTTTCTCTACTGAAAACCAAGCCTATACGGAAAAACGTATCGGCGGTCGTATCCGTGTCGGACCGCGCTTTAATGATGATATTTATCAGTTGACCTTTAGCTACACCTTCGAGAACATCGATATTTATGATATTGATGCCCGCTTCCGCGAGCCTATTGCCCAGCCCGGACAAGAAAATTATATCGCTAAGGGAGACACAAATATGTCTTCCTTCGGGGTCGATTTTGCGATTGACACGCGGGATAATATCTGGGACCCTACCACCGGTTGGCGTAACTCTTTAGGCGTATCATTAGCCGGCGGACCGGTAGGCGGAGATTTGGATTTGTGGTATCTCAATGCACGTTCTGTATTTAATTATACCCTGCTTAATATCGGCGGGAATTATCCCATTGTATTTGTGTTTTCCAACAAGATAGGCTCTGTCCGCTCGTATGGTCGCACGGGAGAAGTACCCCCCTATGAAAAATTCTTCTTGGGTGGCGCAGATACCATTCGTGGATATGAACGCGCCGGAGAAGTGGGCCCCTTGTATGGTGGTACCACCTATTACGTGATGAATGCGGAATTACGCTTTCCGCTGGCGCGTGAAGGAAGACGCACGTTAGCCCAATTTGCCTTATTCTATGACATGGGGAACTCTTGGAACAAAGCCAGTGATTTAGATTTTTCGCTCGGCCCCGATGAAAATCAATTCAAAGCCGGGGTAGGTGCCGGGTTACGCTTTACGACACCGTCCTTACCCATTCGTATTGATTGGGGATACGGTTTGAATCACAAGAATAACGAAGATCGGTCGCACTTTTACTTTAATATCTCTAACATGATGTAA
- a CDS encoding 50S ribosomal protein L28: MAYKCAICGKGPVSGGSYSHSNLRTKRTFSPNLQKQKVVLEGKTQTAYVCTNCIKSGLAKRPAK; encoded by the coding sequence ATGGCGTATAAATGTGCAATTTGTGGTAAAGGCCCCGTATCCGGCGGTTCTTACAGCCACTCTAACTTACGTACCAAACGTACTTTCAGCCCGAACTTGCAAAAGCAAAAAGTGGTGTTGGAAGGCAAAACACAGACAGCTTATGTATGCACCAATTGCATTAAGAGCGGTCTGGCCAAAAGACCGGCTAAATAA